The Novipirellula aureliae DNA window TGAAATACTGATCGAGTCCATGCCTGAATTCTTCTGGTAAGGCACTACCGGTTTCGCCGGTGGTTTGCGAGACGCCTTTATCCTCGCGGACCTCTTTGGCATTCCTACCTTGGCCGATCAATGCGAGTGCCGAATCGCTGGTTGTCCCAAAGCCGCCGCCGCCAGGACTCGACCCGCCACCGCCACCACCTTTGGGGTTGATTCGTTTGGATCTTAGCAGCAACTCAATCACTTCGGTTTCCGCCGCAATCGCATTTGCTCCGGTGTCGGGCGATCGGAGAATCCCCGTCGTCTCGCCCATGACCTGATCGACTTGAGCTAAGAGGCCCAATTCTTTGGCGAAGTGTTTTTCAGCATCCTCCAGCTCACCAATTCGCTCGATCACCTTCACCACTCGCTCGTTCAATACCGTTTGGTTGTCGGACAACATCTCCGCAGTCTCTCGATGTTCCTGCGGTTCAATGGCTGGTTTGGATTGTTCGGCCACTCGCGTTTCGTCGCGCAGACTGACTTCGCCTTCGAGAATTTGTAGCACTTCCAATACGATCGAGGGCGGCAAACTTTCGGGCGATTTACCGCCTGGGCACTGGCCGCTACAAGCGGGGTCGACGAGCGTTTCAGCCCAGCGGTCCATCGTGTCGGCCCAGTATTCGGTCTGGGCGATCGATACGCCCTGTTGAACCGGAATTTCGCCGGCAAGTTCTCGCAGCGAACCGAGCACGTCCGCTTCTTTCATCTCGTCAAGAACGAGCTTGAACTGAGCGAACCGACGTCGTTCGAAATAGGCGGCCAGGTCATCCATGATGTAGGAGATATTCAGTACGCCCGCTTCCTGGGTCTCGCTGAGTTGACCGAGGACTTCACGCGTTGGTTTCTCGACTTTGGCTTTCGATTGGCCAAATGCCGATTGAAGCTGGGTCGTCAACTTGCCAGCCATTTGGTTCTGCTCTCGCGAAGCTGCCTTGAGTCGCTTCACCAAAGTGCTGCCTTCGAGGTTGGCGAGGACCGAGTTGAGTTCGTCGGCGATCTTGTCAAACTCGGCCAGCAAGTCTTCTTGTTCCACGACCGCTTGATCGAGACTCTCTTGCTGATTCGCTGGCGGCGAGTCGTCGTCCGGCTTCTGCCCTTTCCCCATCACCGTCGTTACCGGCAAGCGAAGCGCGGGACTGCTTGGTTTTTTTGGCGATCCCGCCCCAGCGATTTCCTCGTCAGGTGAATTCATGGACGATTCCCGGTCGGCAAGCGAAGGAGCGGATCGCAATTTCGGAGGCTTGCCGTCCGCTGCTGGACTTGGCGATCCTGGTTTCGCATCACGCATTTGGCCAGCGATCGATTTGGCCGACTCGCTGAGTAAATCCGCGACCGAAGGCATGCGATGATTGGCAAGGTCATCGAGGATGCCGAGCATTTCGGCCCAACGTTCTAAATGTCCGACGCCGATTTCAGGATTCTTGGATGCCGTGCGAAGTAGATCGGCACCGGCGACCCCAAGCCGCTCCAAGCGGCGACCGTTTGCGTTTTCCGCTGCTGATTGACGCTGGACCTCACGACGCCGATCGCTGGTGGATAGCTCGTCACTTGAAAGCGATCGCAGCTCTTTATTCTTTTCAAACAGTTGGCGTTCGCGGTCTCGCACCTCCAATGCTTGGCGATGCCATTTGCTCAATTGTTCGGTCATCCAAATCGCGTGTTGGTCAGGCGTCAGAACATAGAGGATGTGGGGCGGCGAGTAGACTCGTTCACGCCCTGGTTTGTAGTCTTCCGCCCAAGCAAACAACTCGATCGGTTGCGGTTCGACTCCTAACGATTTCGCAGAAAACGTACCGATCGCATCAATGCTACCGGCGTGGTGGTCACCCGCGATTAGCGGTCGCTCACCCTGCGCCGGCTCCGCCACCACTCCCATCGGCAAACCACGCCACATCATACCGACCCGTCTCACTCCGAAATCGTCGCTGGCGCGAACCGTGAACGTGACCGTTTCCGAATCCAGGATCACCGCCATCCGCTCGAGTCCGTCACAGATCAAGGTCGGGCTTTCGTCATCGATCGCATTGATTGAAAGAGTGAACGGTTCACGGCCATCAAGTCCCTGCTCATCCTTCCAAGAGAATTCCAATTGAGGCGTCATGTCCACATTCACCGGATCGGAAGCCAGTTCCGCTCCGCGGGGGACACTCGGCGTTTGGTTCACGGTGCCCGACGCCAGCGGACGGTTGGCAATCGCGGTGAACGTCGCTTCGCTGCCGCGAACGATCGACACGTTACCCGAACGAGAATCCATTCGCTCGATCTCTTCATGGCCAAGGTATTGCGGTAGCGAAATCTCGGCCAAAACGGACGTCAATTCAGGACGCAAGGTCGGTTTGAGTGTCATCGTTTCGGTCACGTCGCCAACCATCAACGTCATCGGTGCATCGACAATTTGCGGTGGAACGACGAACCGATATTCGCGGTCCAACAAATCAGCCGTAATCGGTGGCTGGTTGCCAATTTGCAATTTCGCTCGCTCGGGATGCCAGACGGTTGACGAAGTCAATCGCACCGCCAACGGTGCCGCTTCGCCATGGGCAACGACCACGTTGGATGGCAGATCGTCAATGCGTGTGAACGTATAACGCGGCACGTCTCGCCACGGCATCAAAAGTCGGGCACCCGCATTGGCCGAAGCCGCCGGATAGAAACTCGCCACCGCCACACACACAGCCACAAGGATTGATGCGATGCCACCCCAAAGACGATGATGCGTCGTGGGAACGGCAGCACACAGATTACGTTTTTCCGCATCCGCAGCCACTTGTTGCATCGCAGCTTGGCAAAGCGCCGGTGAGCGGGCTTGTTCCGACTCGCTGTTGGACAGTTCGATCACACCAAGCAATTGATCGCCTACCGCTGGCATTTTTTTGCCGAGCAGTTTTGCCAGCGGTTCGAGCGTCCGGTTTTTCCACACCCAACGATAAAGTGTCCAAGGCACGATCGCCATCACCGCAATCGTTGCCAACAACGAAGCGAAACGTAAACCGCCCGGCATTCCACCCCAGCGATCGACCAGATAGACCGCCAAAAACGCCGTCGTGATTGCACATGCCGCAATCGCGAACGCTTCGATCAACTTCAAACTCCAGACCCGACCGCGAAAACGCAGCAGTTGTGCTTTCAGCGATGGAGGAATCGTTAACTGTTTCGAAATCATATCAAGCCAACTCCTTTACGACTGCTTAGAGCGTCAAAAAATACAACTTTCGCATCTGACTCACCTGAAATGAGAATGGCGTCGTCGGGAGAAAGTTCTGCAATCCAATCCTGTATTCGACGATACCGTTGTCTTCATGGGTGCTGCAACCAGCCTGCATTGATGTTTAGCGTAGCCGATAGTTCTTTTTCCATGCACGTTTTTCTTGCCAAGAATTCAGGAATTCTGAGATTTTTCTATAGTGGAACTGTACTTTGTTTCCCGTGAAGCGTTTCCCTTCGCCAGCAGACAGCTACCGCTCAAATTAGACAGAATGATGAGCAAGAGCAGTCCAAGATGGAACGGCACACAGAGCGAGGCGGGTCCGCATTGTCGGTTGGTGGTCCGTTTTACCGTCGCTTTTCATGATGTTTGATTCCCTTACCAACTAGGTCATCATGGATGAGAAGTGATTGGTGCTGCGTCCATCTCAAAAATTAGGGTTGGTCGTAGTGGACGAGACCTTGACGCACGACAAGCCTCACATTCCAGGATCACCAAACTGGCCCCTGAGGAACTTGAAGCGATTGTGGAAACAGGACCAGTATCGATTCGCATGAACGACGGACGTTCTTATGAAGTACCTAGCCGCGAGCCTGTTCGGATTGGTCAAATGTCTGCGATCATGCTTCACAAAGGCGAAGAGGGCAAGTGGCGAAACATCACCTTGCCGTTGGTCACGCTGAACCCAAACACTCCATTGGCCGCTGAAAGCCAATGTTGGAAAGCGAGTCGTCGATATGCCAGGTTATGGTTTCTGTCACACCGTTATGATTAGTGTCGATCATTCGGCCGCCCGCTTCAAAAGTCCAGATGTCGATGAACGCATTATTGAGCGCAGTCTGCGCTCAGGATCGGGCTACCGTTTCCAGGTAATTTCGATAATCATTTTGGTATTCCGCTGCGAGTGTAAGCAATTGCTCTTTGTCGATGAACTTGTTCAGATAGGCGATTTCTTCCAAGCAGGCGATCTTCAGGCCTTGGCGTTTCTCGACCGCAGCGACAAAATTACAGGCATCGAGCAGCGAATCTTTCGTTCCGGTATCAAGCCAAGCAAAGCCTCGAGAAAACAACTCGACTGTCAAATCACCTCGCTGCAAATACGCTCGATTGACATCGGAAATTTCCAATTCACCACGTGCGGAAGGCTTTAGTTGCTGCGCAATGCTGATAACCGTGTTGTCATAGAAATACAAACCGGGAATCGCATAAAACGACTTGGGATGCGTAGGTTTCTCTTCGATTGAAATCACTCGCCCGTCACGGTCAAACTCGACCACGCCGTAACGCTCGGGATCGGTCACACGATAGCCGAACACGGTCGCGCCCGTTTTTTTCTCAGCAGCGAGAGACAGCGTTTTTCGAAACCCTTGACCATAAAAAATATTATCTCCAAGCACCAATGCGACACGATCGTCGGCAACAAAATCCGCACCAATGAGAAACGCCTGGGCAAGTCCTTCTGGCTTTGGCTGCGCAGCATATTCCAGACGGATTCCCCATTGCGATCCATCGCCGAGCAACCGCTTGAAAGCGGGCACATCCTGAGGCGTCGAGATTAGCAAAACCTCTCGTATGCCCGCTAGCATCAGCGTCGAAAGCGGGTAGTAAACCATCGGCTTGTCATAGATCGGTATCAACTGCTTACTGACCGCACGGGTGATCGGATGCAACCGACTTCCCGAACCACCTGCCAAAATTATTCCCTTCATGATCGATCGTTCCTCGGAAGTTATTCGGGTCTATCCGTGACGAGGTGACTAAAATTCGGTGTCAGGCAGCCAAGCACGAAGCGAACTTTCAATCGCATCGGCTACCGGCGTGAGTTTGATTCCGGTCGCCAGTATTTTGCTGCTATCGAGAACACAATTCGAACGTGGTGTCTTAGCGGCGGCGCGCATGAAATGATCTTCGTCTTCGAAATATCGAAACGTCTTGTCAAGATGCCGTATTCGTTTGATCAATTCAACCACTTGGCGAGTCGTCACGCTGCCAGGGTTGGTGATGTGATAAATCCCTGGTTCCACTCGCTTTTCCCAGCATTGATAGGCGGCATTCGCAAACTCGCCTAAGTGCGATATCGAATTGGTCGCATCGAGTAATTGATTGTATCGCATCAACTTGCTGAGATAATTTCTTGGCGAATCACGATGGTCGAACGGAATGCGAAGTCGCCAGATGTAACAATTGGAGGCCCCCGCAAGAACTTCTTCGCCGAGTGCTTTGGAGCCGCTATAAAAGCTGCAATCGCCAGACCGAAAGCAGAAATTGGGCGGGTCGGTTTCCCGAAAACCGCTGCCGTCCTTGCGTGAACCGGAGTAGATACAGCCCGATGAAACGTGTCCCCATGTCGTCGCGGTCGCTTCACAAGCTTCGCGAATTATGCCTGGAAGAACCGCATTGCCCGCCAAACAATCGGCTTTAAAAAACTCGCAGGCATCCACATTTGGTTTGCCCGTGTAGCCCGCTGCATTGATCAAAAAATCAGGCTTCAAATCTCGCAGATAGCGAATCAACGTGTCACGGTTGGTGTAATCGACCTGGGTTCTCGAAACGCCCTGGAAATCAATTCCATTGGTTTCGAAGTAGCGTGCGAATTCGCTGCCCACATACCCGCTACTCCCAAGTAAGACTATCATCCCCCGATACCACTCTTTCCTATTCCAATCGTTTCAAAACCAACCTCATCTAGCATAGCACGGTTGAGGACGTTGCGTCCATCAAAGACAAAAGCCGGTGCTTTCATTGTTTCGATGATCTTCTTGAAATCGAGCGATTTAAACTCGTCCCATTCTGTCAAAACGGCAATCGCGTGCGCTTCCTCCGCAGCCGCCTCGGCGGAGTGGACAACCGTCACATTGTTTTCGACCAACTTACGATCGATGTCACTTACCGTGCCTGACAAGTCGCCCATTGCGGCGAGCAAATCGAATCGCATTTTGTCTTCGGGGACCTGGGGATCGTAGATCGCCAAGCGAGCTCGTTCGCGAAGTAGATCGCGGCATACGTAAATCGCAGCGCTTTCGCGAGTGTCGTTGGTGTCCTTCTTAAAAGCGAAACCCCAAATGGCAATTTTTTTGTCGCTGACGGTGCTGAACATCGTGCGACAAATGCCCTCGGCGAAGCGACGTTTTTGGTAGTCATTCATGATAACCACTTGCTCCCAATATGCAGCGACCTCACGAAGTCCAAAGTGTTCGCACAGATAGACCAAGTTGAGAATATCTTTTTGGAAACAGCTTCCTCCGAAACCGACCGACGCTTTCAAAAACTTGGGTCCAATGCGTGAGTCCATGCCAATCGCTCGAGCGACTTCATCGACATCCGCCTCGGTAGCCTCACAGAGTGCCGAAATGGCATTGATGCTCGAAACCCGCTGAGCCAAAAATGCGTTAGCCGTCAATTTCGACAGTTCGCTGCTCCAAAGATTCGTTTTCAGTATTTGTGTTTTGGGAACCCAGCGAGCGTAGACGTCCGACAAGGCTTCGATCGCGGCTTCCGATTCGCCACCAATCAGCACTCGGTCAGGGTTCAGCAGATCCTCGATGGCGGTTCCTTCTGCCAAAAACTCGGGATTACTGAGCACGTCAAAAGTCGCCCCCTGATTCGCGGAGCTAAGGATTCTCTTCACCGCTTCGGCCGTACGAACTGGCAACGTCGATTTTTCGACGACGATTTTGTGTCCTTGGGCCACCTCGGCGATTCGCCGAGCACACTTCTCAATAAACTCCAAGTTCGCAGCTCGTCCCGCTCCGACCCCAAACGTCTTTGTCGGCGTATTGACGGCAATAAAGATCATGTCGGCTTCGGCTATCGCTTTGTCGACATCGGTTGAAAAGGTCAAGTTTCGACCTCGAGCCTCTTTGACGACTTCGTCGAGGCCAGGCTCGTAGATCGGCAATTCGTCCGAGTTCCAAGCGTCAATTCGGGCCTGGTTCAAATCAACCACATGCACCGGGATATCGGGGCACTGCTTGGCAATCATCGCCATCGTCGGTCCGCCAACATAACCCGCTCCGATACAGCAAATCTTCATGAATCGTCCGTTTTTCTTTAATTTTGAATGTGAGTGATGGATCGCGTCGCCTGGGTTTCCAGCCTCGGGGCAATGTGCCTCCAGGAATGTGGCCCCAGGAATGTGGCCCCAGGCTGGAAGCCTAGGCTACGAAGGTAATCCAGTGCATCGATTTGTAAAGCGAAAGTGGTTATCGGGCTATAAGAATCTTTCGTTTTCATTGGGTTTTGACGTTAGCCGACTTAAATCGTGCTCTACCATTCGACGAGCCAACTCAGGCAACCGTGTCGTTGCCGTCCAGCCCAATTTTTCCCTCGCTTTGTCTGCGTTTCCAACCAATCGACTGACTTCCGAAGGCCGCATGAACGCTTTGTCCTGACGCAAATAGTCACGCCAATCGAGTTTGACGGCCTCAAACGAGGCGGCCAAAAAATCTTCCACTCGATGACTTTCCCCGGTTGCCAAGATGTAATCATCTGCGGAATCCTGTTGTAACATCCGCCACATGCCCTCGACGTAATCCGCTGCATATCCCCAGTCCCGCTGGGTCTCGATCGATCCAAGCGTCAAATGGTCTTGGATTCCCAGTGAGATTGCCGCTGCCGCCTTGGTGATCTTTCGCGTCACGAACGATTCACCTCGCCTTGGCGATTCGTGGTTGTAACAAATCGCGTTGCAGGCAAACAGTTCGAACGATTCGCGGTAGAGCGTTACCATCTGAGTCGCGAAGGCTTTGGCGATGCCATACGGGGTGACTGGCCGCATCGGCGTCAATTCGTTTTGCGGTGAATCATCAGGACGCCCGAAGATCTCGCTACTGCTGATGTGTAGCATACGGGGGCGTTTTTCCAGGTCACGCAGAATTTCAAGCAGTTTTAACGTTCCCATCGCCGTGAATTGGCAGGTCGTTTCAGGGATCTCGAAACTTGCCCCCACATGGCTCTGGCCCGCCAAATGGTAGACTTCGTCCGGTTTTGAGCGAGTCAGAATGCGGCGAATCGTGGTGATATCATCCAAGTCCGCATAGTGCAAAAACATCCGACGGTTGTAGATTTCAGCGTTGTGGTACAAGTGATCCAAACGCGTGCGGACGGTACTGCTATTGCGGCGTACCAACCCGTGAACCGTATAGCCTTTTTCGAGCAGCAATTCGGCTAAATACGAACCATCTTGCCCGGTAATCCCGGTGATCAGGGCCGATTTATTCCGTGTCGATTCGTTTGGAAACTGCTTCGATTCCATCGTTTTTCAAATGACTCTTCGAGGGACTAGACGAGGGACTAGACGATCAACTCGAGTTGGCAATCATCAAGTTTGACGCTCACACCTTGCTCCATAAACCGCACCGCGACAAGCAGTCGTGTTTCATTCTCGCGGCGGAGCACCGTGCCCTCATAGCCATTAAAAGCACCACTACGAATCCGAACATTTTGGCCTGATGTTAAGCGGCTTTCGATCGTCAGCGGGACGCCCATCGCCACGAGATCGCGAATTTGACGCAAGTCCGCTACCAGTTTATCCACTTCCGTAATCTCGGCTGCCTTGATGACACAACCGCTGCAAATCGATTGATAACGTGCTTCATCGTCCTGGTCGTGTTGGCAACAAACGAACACGTAGCTGGAAAACAGCATCGAAAAAGTCGTTCGAACGCGACCGGAGGGCGACCGTTTACGGTCGGGGATTTGAGGCCCATAATGCCAAACGCCGTGCTTGCGAAGATGTCGCATCAACATCTTTTCCTGCCGCGATTTGGTATACATCAACCACCACCGTTGCGACGAAACCTCCTCGCGATCGAGCAAGTCGAGGGGCAAACAATCCCCTTCGGGTGGTAAAATAGGCATCCAATTGGCTCTGATTTTCTCGGGAATTTAGCTAACAGCTCGCACCATTAAAGATTATGACGCCCCTAACCATAAAGTAAAATAGGATGATCGGCACCGACAACTGCGAAGATCGAGACAAAGTGGACCAAGAGGCTCAAAAAACCAGCAATACCGCCGAGGCGAAGCCCCGCTGGATCATTCACCGCTTTGCTATCGCGCTGGTTGTGGCAATGATTCGCTTCTATCAAACCGCGATTAGTCCCATGTTGGGCCCAAGTTGCCGATTCACGCCGACATGCAGCCAATATGCCAAGGAGGCCATCGAACGGTACGGCATCTTGCGTGGCGGTTACCGAGCGACTCGGCGTCTGTTGCGATGCCATCCCTTCCACCCAGGCGGGTACGACCCGCCATGACAGGACACCTGATGTTGGGACTCCCTGCTTTTCGGAAATTGCTAAGCCCCGACGGTGAGACGAAGTCGACCAACTCGTCCACGAGTGTTACAACATTGGCACTATGACGCAATCGAACGAAATACCTGACCGCGATACATTGGCATCCGAGTACTTTGAGCGGATCCCTTTTCAGCCTTACCCGGTTCAAGAAGAAGCATTGTTGGCTTTTTTCACCAACGAACAAGGGGTACTCGTGTGTGCTCCAACGGGAACCGGCAAAACGCTGATTGCCGAAGCCGCTGTCTACGAAGCGTTGCGGACGGGCAAGAGGATGTATTACACGACCCCTCTGATCGCATTGACCGATCAAAAGCTCGACGAGCTTCGTGAGTCAGCCGTGCGATGGGGATTCCCCGCCGACCAAGTCGGTTTGGTTACCGGAAATCGCCGCGTCAACCCCGATGCTCCGGTGTTGGTCGTTGTCGCCGAAATCCTGCTCAATCGATTATTGAATCCTGAGAACTTTGACTTCGCCGATGTCTCTTCGGTCGTGATGGATGAGTTTCATTGTTTCAACGATCCTGAACGCGGGATTGTTTGGGAATTGACACTCGGTATGTTGCCCGCCCACATCCGCACCATGCTACTGAGTGCGACCGTCGGCAACGCGGTCGAATTTACGTCTTGGTTGTATCGAGCCCACAACCGTCGGCTGCAGTTAGTGGTTGGGACGGAACGTAAAGTGCCGCTACAATACGAGTGGATCGAAGACGATATTTTGGCCGACTTTGCGGAAAAGATCGCGGCGGGCGACGAAGTCTCACGGCGGACGCCCGCATTACTGTTTTGCTTTAGCCGATCGCAGTGTTGGACCACTGCCGAACTGCTGAAAGGCAAAAAGCTCATCGATAAACATCGGCAAGCAGAACTGGCTGATTATTTGAACGATGCCGACATGAGCGAAGGGGCGGGACCGAAGTTAAAGGCGATTTTAATGCGCGGCGTCGGGGTCCACCACGCGGGCGTGCTGCCGCGTTACCGCCGAATCGTCGAAGAACTTTTCCAGCGCAAGTTGCTTAGCTTTTGTGTCTGTACCGAAACGCTGGCTGCGGGAATCAATTTGCCAGCACGAAGCGTGGTATTGCCGAGTTTGCTCAAAGGTCCACGTGACAAGAAAAAACTTGTCGATGCGGCATCGGCTCAGCAGATTTTTGGTCGCGCCGGCCGTCCCCAATTTGATGATCGTGGTTACGTTTTTTCACTCGCTCACGAAGACGATGTGAAGATCAATCGTTGGCGAGAAAAATTTGACTCGATCCCTGAAGACACGAAAGACCCAGGGTTGCTGAAGGCGAAAAAGCAACTCAAAAAGAAAATGCCCAAACGGCGTAGCGGTGAATCGTACTGGACCGCAGGCCAATTTGAGCAGTTGCAACAAGCTGCATCCGCGAACTTGTCGAGTCGTGGACGGTTGCCGTGGCGGTTGCTCGCCTACCTGCTCGGTGAAAACCCCGCACTCCAGCCGATCCGTGATTTGGTCGGGCGACGCCTTCTGCCTCCCAAGGGGATCGAGGAAGCCCAACGCGACTTGAATCGAATGTTGATTACGTTATGGTCAGCCGGCTATATCGAACTCGATCCCAAACCGCGAGCCGCGCAACCGAAACCAGTCGGTCCAAAGTCAAGGGAGCAAGAGGTTTCAAAACAAGCCGAAGTTCCGCCGCCGACTGCAGGCGTGTTCGGCGAATTGCTCGATCAAATGCGTGAGGACGATTCCGCGAAAAAGCCGGACGAGGAAGAAACGAACCAAGATCCTGAACTGATCGAAAGCCGCGGCTATGAAGTCGACGACTATCGCCCCGAGTTTGCTCGGCCAACCGACCGCTTGGAACGTTTGGTCCACCTTCGCAGCATCAATCCTCTGTTCGGCGTCTACATCGCCGATCAATTGGCCATCGCCGATCCGAACGAGCGGATTGCCGTCCTGGAAAGCGTTTTGGAAGTACCTGGAACCGTGGCCCGGTTTACAAGAATGCCATCCTACGAAGACATGCCTGCGGGCACCTTGGCGACGACGCGGCTTGATCCGATGCTACTACAATCCGGCCTGGCAACGGCGGAGGAACTCGGCGGCAAAAGCGACGAAGAGGAGGAAGAGGTCCGCGACCGAGGCTTTGGGCGGGTGATGTTCGAAGAACCCAAGGTGTGGCCGCTAACCATCGGTGAAAAATTGCTACGGTTGTTCCGCGACGCCTTTCCTCGCGTTCACAACGTCAACGTTCGGCCCGTTTGGATCGTTGGCGAACTATTGGAGTTCGGCGGCGATTTCAACAAGTATGTGACGGCTCGTAAACTGCAAAAAGAAGAAGGAATTCTGTTTCGTCACTGCTTGCGAATGATACTACTTCTCGACGAGATGGCGAACGTTCCTCCGCTCGAATCCACGGTGGAAACCTGGGAATATCCACTTGATGATCTGGCCGACCTGTTAACCGAAACCTGCCGGAAAATCGACCCGCAAAGCACCGATGAGATGTTGGCGGCCCCCAAGTCTCCCGTTGACGATCTGGTTGGGTTAGGACGTAGGAATTCATAGCATGGCATTCGATTTTCGATCGATCATGAGTGGAAAACGTAGAGATCCGTTGGCTATTTTGATCCGCAGCGGCCTGTCGATCGCCAGTGGTTTCTATGGGATCGCGACCTCGTTTCGCAACCGACGATTCGACCGCGGCAAGACAGAGATTCACCGCTGCGGTATTCCCGTGGTTAGCGTTGGCAATCTGACGACGGGAGGGACAGGAAAAACGCCCGCGGTTTGCTGCTTGGCAAAATGGTTTCGTGCCAAGGGAGTTCGCGTCGCGATTGTCAGCCGTGGCTACGGACGAGGCGAGAACGACTTTAACGATGAAGCGTTGGAACTTCATGCTAGGCTTCCCGATGTTCCGCACGTCCAAGATCCCGATCGAGTGGAAGCGGCCCGAATTGCAGTCGAAGAACTCGAAGCCGAGCTTGTCTTGATGGACGACGGGTTTCAACATCGCCGACTTCACCGCGATCTGGATGTTGTGCTCATCGATGCGACGGAGCCGTTTGGCTATGGCCGATTGCTGCCGCGAGGTCTGCTGCGTGAGTCGATCACAGGCCTACGCCGAGCCAACTTGGTTCTCCTCACGCGATCGGATTCCGTCGATTCACAAACACTCGATAACATTGAAAGGGATATCCGAAACGTGAATCCGTCGGTGCCGGTGATTCGTAGTTCGCATCGCCCCACGAAACTCCTTGAGTACCCCGATTGCGAACTTCCACTTTCGATGCTGGATGGGACCGAAATCGCAGTCGTCTCGGCGATTGGAAATCCAGCGGCATTCCATGAGTCGCTGCGGAAATGTGGAGCCGTGATCGTCGATACAATGGACCTTCCCGACCACGATGGCTTCTCGCCCGAGACCGTGCAATCGATCCGTCAATGGATAAGCGGACTTGGCGATTCCGCTACGATGGTTGTCTGTACCCATAAAGATCTCGTCAAGCTCAGTACCGACCGGCTCGCGGGCATTCAGGTGACTGCGTTAATTATCGAGCTCCGCATTGAATCGGAAATGCAGACTTTCGAAGCGATACTCGGCGGGGATTGGCGAGATGCCGCGACTAGATGATCGACTAAAGACCGTCGCTCGACAAATCGTCCATCAGGCGAACCAGCGAAATACGCATGTCGATATCGGATCCGACCATGGGCATCTGCTCAAAGCACTCCTAGCAGCTGGGCGCATCGATTATGGAATCGCCATCGAAAACAAGAGAGTCCCGTTTCAGAACTCGACGAAAACGCTTCGTGGAATGAAAGCGGATGTCCGCTTCGCTGATGGACTTTCCGGATTACAAGTCGATGAAGCGGATAGTTTGAGTATTTGTGGGATGGGAGGCGAATCGATGGTCAAGATACTGGCTTTCCATCCCGATCGTGTGCCCAAACTTGTCATCCTACAACCCAATCGACGAGCCGACTTGGTGCGGCGTTGGGCGATGCAAAATGGCTATGCTTTGATCGATGAGCAGATTGCCGTTGGGCATTGGCGGTATGTGATTTTGCGTTTTGAAAAAAACGATTCAGCCCGAGACGCTTGCTATGAAAGTGTCGATTTCGAAGCCGCTTTGCTATTTGGCCCGCAT harbors:
- a CDS encoding DEAD/DEAH box helicase; the protein is MTQSNEIPDRDTLASEYFERIPFQPYPVQEEALLAFFTNEQGVLVCAPTGTGKTLIAEAAVYEALRTGKRMYYTTPLIALTDQKLDELRESAVRWGFPADQVGLVTGNRRVNPDAPVLVVVAEILLNRLLNPENFDFADVSSVVMDEFHCFNDPERGIVWELTLGMLPAHIRTMLLSATVGNAVEFTSWLYRAHNRRLQLVVGTERKVPLQYEWIEDDILADFAEKIAAGDEVSRRTPALLFCFSRSQCWTTAELLKGKKLIDKHRQAELADYLNDADMSEGAGPKLKAILMRGVGVHHAGVLPRYRRIVEELFQRKLLSFCVCTETLAAGINLPARSVVLPSLLKGPRDKKKLVDAASAQQIFGRAGRPQFDDRGYVFSLAHEDDVKINRWREKFDSIPEDTKDPGLLKAKKQLKKKMPKRRSGESYWTAGQFEQLQQAASANLSSRGRLPWRLLAYLLGENPALQPIRDLVGRRLLPPKGIEEAQRDLNRMLITLWSAGYIELDPKPRAAQPKPVGPKSREQEVSKQAEVPPPTAGVFGELLDQMREDDSAKKPDEEETNQDPELIESRGYEVDDYRPEFARPTDRLERLVHLRSINPLFGVYIADQLAIADPNERIAVLESVLEVPGTVARFTRMPSYEDMPAGTLATTRLDPMLLQSGLATAEELGGKSDEEEEEVRDRGFGRVMFEEPKVWPLTIGEKLLRLFRDAFPRVHNVNVRPVWIVGELLEFGGDFNKYVTARKLQKEEGILFRHCLRMILLLDEMANVPPLESTVETWEYPLDDLADLLTETCRKIDPQSTDEMLAAPKSPVDDLVGLGRRNS
- the lpxK gene encoding tetraacyldisaccharide 4'-kinase, which produces MAFDFRSIMSGKRRDPLAILIRSGLSIASGFYGIATSFRNRRFDRGKTEIHRCGIPVVSVGNLTTGGTGKTPAVCCLAKWFRAKGVRVAIVSRGYGRGENDFNDEALELHARLPDVPHVQDPDRVEAARIAVEELEAELVLMDDGFQHRRLHRDLDVVLIDATEPFGYGRLLPRGLLRESITGLRRANLVLLTRSDSVDSQTLDNIERDIRNVNPSVPVIRSSHRPTKLLEYPDCELPLSMLDGTEIAVVSAIGNPAAFHESLRKCGAVIVDTMDLPDHDGFSPETVQSIRQWISGLGDSATMVVCTHKDLVKLSTDRLAGIQVTALIIELRIESEMQTFEAILGGDWRDAATR
- a CDS encoding tRNA (adenine(22)-N(1))-methyltransferase; this encodes MPRLDDRLKTVARQIVHQANQRNTHVDIGSDHGHLLKALLAAGRIDYGIAIENKRVPFQNSTKTLRGMKADVRFADGLSGLQVDEADSLSICGMGGESMVKILAFHPDRVPKLVILQPNRRADLVRRWAMQNGYALIDEQIAVGHWRYVILRFEKNDSARDACYESVDFEAALLFGPHLIERWQTEFVVGLQEEYSYLKQLKPIAGNAKKRLDAIERILSSSPAVDLPRQPNRAR